CATCGACGCCGACCTCTACTCCGACACCGAGGCCGTGTTCCGCGACGTTCAGCTCGTGAAGGAGGACCTGGCGCTGAACATCGAGTTCGCACGCCCCGAGTACTTCGTCCCGCCACTCGCCGGCAGCGACCGTCGTCACGTCTTCGTCAAGACCATCGGCGCCGTCAGCTTCTATCACTACGACCCGTACACGCAGCTGCTCTCGAAGGTGGTGCGGGGCTTCAGACGGGATCTCGATGATGCCCGGATGTTCCTCGAGAGCGGGATGGTGGACCGGGGGCAGTTTCGCTCGCTCGTGCACGCGATCCCCTCGTCGGCCTACGCCAAGTACCCGGCGCTGTCGCGAGAAAGCGTGATCGAGGCGGTGACGGCGTTCCTGGACTCTGTCGCGCCGTCGTGACCGGCCGCAGCCACGCTTTGCTGCTCTTCGAGGCGGCCAGCGAACCCGGACGAGCGCAACTCCCTCGCGGGCTACTGTCGTGACGTCACCGCCAGATCGAACGTCGCGTCGAGGCCGGTCTTGAACGACCCCACGTCGACGGTGGGCGTCCTGGTGCGGATACGGCCGATGAGTCGTGGGGACGTCGACTGCACGTCGATCACATACTCGGTGTCACCGAGGCTGAAGGTATTGCTGCTCCCGCCGACGAGGAACTCGTCGGTGCGGATGTTGTGGTCGTCATCGAGAGAGAAGCTGAACCCCGAGAACTTCTCATCGAAGTGCTGACTCTTCCACGCACCCTCGAAGATGGCAGACACGAGGGGCTCGCCAGGAAGGGTCCTGGTATCGGTGTCGAATGCCTCCCGGTCGACCGGCTTGTCGGAGAGCAGCACGGAGATGCGCGGCCCGTTTGGGGCGGTGTAGCTGACCGCCATGCCGCTTGTCAGGGTGACCGTCGTGGTGTCAATCGTGACCGAGCCCTGTACCGTATCTGCCTGCGCCCACATCACGCGGGTCAACATCGCGGCGGCGATCGCCACAGCCAGTGCCACTCCCCCGCCACCGCGTCGTGCCATGAACGGCCTCCTTCCTGATGGTCAGTGCGACGCCGCGCACGTTCGCAGGGCGCCGGGAATCTTCTCGCTCTGGCACGGCCCTCGATTCGCTCTGGCACGGCCCTCGATGTTGCACTGGGCCACGACGTCGAAGTTCGGGTGAAGCCGACGCGCAAGGCGCATGGGCAGGTTTCGGTCGTCGTCGCCGCATAGGACGCGGCCGGCACCGTCTTTGCCGCTGCGACCTGGACGCTAGCCCGTGGACTCGTGCCGAGGACGGCGAGCGACGCGAGCAGGGCGAAGCCTGAGTCCAGGCCGGGGAGCCGCGACCAAGCAACGCGAGGGAGTGGCTCCTCGGGCTGGACTCGTGCCAAGCGCGCAGCCTGCGGGCCGCGCGCGATGCCTGTTGCCAGGCCGAGGGCCGCGACCGAAGGCGAAGCCGGAGGGAGTGGCTCCTCGGGCTGGACTCGAACCAGCAACCCTCCGGTTAACAGCCGGATGCTCTGCCATTGAGCTACCGAGGACCGAGGCGGGAGCGCGGAGCCCTCGGCTCCACGCGACGCGCGCGACCGGCCGCATGAACGCTCACGCGGCCGATCGCCGAAATCGAAGAATACCGCACCGGAGCGCGGCCGGTCAAACGAACCAGATCGATGCGACGCGCCTCCGCCGGGGCTGAAGCCCCAGCGCTATCGAAGACAACCTCACGCTCCGGCCCTACTGCGCCGCAGGTCGCGGCGGCGCCAGGCCAATGCCCGCGGTCACGTCAAACGGTACCTTCTCCACCCGCAGGTCCTGCCACATGTCGAGTTCCATCGTCACCGACGCGGTGCTCGCCGGGAACCGAAAGCTCATGAAGGCGGTCTCGTTGCTGTACCCGCGTCCCTGCGAGTCGGCCTCAATCGGCTGCCCCTTCGCGTCGAAGAACTTCGTGTCCTTGATCATCTGGTAGAGCGTTCGCGGCAGCGAGAAGCCGACGTTCACGCCGCTCTCCGACTCCTCGACCTCGTCGACGGTGATGGTGTCGTTGCCCACCTTCGTCGTGGCCCCCTGCGCCAGCTTGATCGTCGCCTTGGTCGGCTTCGACCCGGGTGACACCGAGATGGCGATCGTGCCCTTGGCGTTGAGCCGTGTCGCCGCCGGCGTCGGCCGGAAGTCGCTTCGCAGCTCGATGCCCGCCGCCGAGCCGTCGGCCATCACGTCGGGAAACGACCCCACCTCCGACCGTTCCGCCAGGTCGAACCCGTTGTCGTCGGTGAACGACTCGATGTGCGACGCGCGGTTGTCGACCTCGACGATGCCCGCGCCGGCCGGCATCTTGACGACGATATACACGCTCGTCCCCGACGACCAGTTGAACGCGCGCAGTTCGTCACGCCCGGGGCCCTGGCCCGGCCCCACGATTCGCAGCCCCGTCACCAGAACCTCGGGCGGCGGCAGCGGCTTGGGCGGCTCGGGCTTCGGCGCCGGCTGTTGACGCTGACGCTGCCGCGACTGCGCCTCGGCCATCGTCCCCCCCGTCATCACCACGCACGCCGCCACGCCGGCCACGGTCATCGCCACGCTCATCTTCGTCCACGACCACCGCATCGTCTTCACCCTCCCTGAATCGGACCCGTCACGAGTCCTGTTCACAATGCGACACCCTCGTGCCCGACGGCTCGCCCGCCGCGCACGGCCGCCGCCGCCTGGAGCATCCACCATGGCCGGCCGCCCGACACACATCCAGCTCGAGCCGACCCCGTTGTCCGGCCCGAACCCGCAGGCGCGCGGGCTCCCGCCCCTTCATGGGACGCTTCCAGCTCAGCAGAAAAGAACGCTTGATTCTACACCGGATGGGCGACGTTCCTTCACCGCTTGCGCTTCTTGGACGCCGGGGCGCGGGCCGTGACCCCGAGCTGGACGATCGTGCCGGCCACGCCGAGGACGATCCAGGCGACCTGCACCCAGCGCTCGCCCGGCGCCGGCGACAGCGGATACGTGAGCCAGCCCTCGCCACGCGTGGCGGCCGCGGCTGCCTCGTGGCCCGCGAGCGTCAGCGCGCCGACGAGCAGGGTCCAAGCCCCGCCGAACGCGGTACCGACGACAATGACGTATCGCTGCAGCGAGAGGGAACCGAGGGCGCCAAGGACGCAGGCGACGATCACGACCAGGGGATGCGGGTCGCCGCCGACGTACCCCCAGACGAGGTGCACGACGACCGCCCCGAGCGCCGCGCCGACGAGCGCCACGCCGACGAAGTACGCGAAGACGAGCAGCAGCGCACCAGCCAGGCCACCGCCGAGCGCCACGAGCAGCGTCGTCGACGTCTCGACGGGCGCCAGCACCGAGGTCGCGACGAGCGCGCCGAGGACGAAGCCGTAAATGCCGAGAACGACGCGGAAGATGCGGTAGCCGAGGAAACAGGAGAGCAACCCGCCGGCGAGCAGCAGCACCGCGGCCGGCCACTGGTAGGACGCCGGGAGCATCGAGGCATTATAGCCGGGTCCTGCGGCGCGACACCGCGGCGCCGTGACCTGATAGAGTCACTGATCGGCCATGGCAGACGCGTCCGCCCCTTCCCGCCGTCCGCGAATCACCGTGGCTGGCGTCCTCGCCGCGCTCGCCGGGCTCGTGCTCTTCGGGTACATGCTGCGGGAGACGGGCGCCGAC
The window above is part of the Acidobacteriota bacterium genome. Proteins encoded here:
- a CDS encoding DUF4203 domain-containing protein gives rise to the protein MLPASYQWPAAVLLLAGGLLSCFLGYRIFRVVLGIYGFVLGALVATSVLAPVETSTTLLVALGGGLAGALLLVFAYFVGVALVGAALGAVVVHLVWGYVGGDPHPLVVIVACVLGALGSLSLQRYVIVVGTAFGGAWTLLVGALTLAGHEAAAAATRGEGWLTYPLSPAPGERWVQVAWIVLGVAGTIVQLGVTARAPASKKRKR